Genomic DNA from Williamwhitmania sp.:
GGCGATATGAAGTTCCTGACTGGAGATGCTCATTCTCAATGGATGTATATTTTGGGCAACCTTAATAAACAATTGAAAATCATGGTGTCATCTGGTAAGATTGAAGACCAGCGCATTGCTTTTTCAAATTTTAGCGACCAGTTCTATAAAGCAATAAAAACCTTTGGCCTAATGGGAAAAACTGCTTATTACCAATTTTGTCCCATGGCTTTCGGAAGTAAAGGTGCCTTCTGGCTAAGCGAGAAGAAGAGTATTGAAAACCCCTACTTTGGTGATGCCATGCTCACCTGTGGCGAAACGAAGGAGGTTATTAAGTAGATGAACAGGAATAGTATTTAAGTGTTTATAAATTAATGTTAACCTTTAATTCACAGATTATGAGAACAAAAGTGTTAAGTTTACTTTCATTGTTCGTGTTTGGAGCAATGACCGTTTTTGCTCAGAGCAAAACCGATAAGTTTAAAGTGTCCGGATCCTGCGATTTGTGCAAGACCCGCATCGAAAAGGCCGCCATGTCTGTTCCAGGGGTAACAAAGGCAACCTGGGATATGAAGTCCGAAATGATGGATGTTACCTTCGATAGCCAAAAGACTAGTGACGATAATATTCAAAAAGCAATTGCTGCCGTTGGTCACGACACCCCAAAGTATCGCGCCTCCGATGCAGTGTACGACAAGTTACCTGCCTGCTGTCATTACGATCGCACTCCGATGGAGACAAAGGCCATGGCCCCAATGAAAAAACATATGTAGAACCAATGGAGGTCTGTCGATAGGCAGACCTCTTTTTTTGACATTATTCACTATCTTTCTACCTCGTAAAAAGCATTCCACTATGAAAAAAATAGATACAAAGCAGCTGATATACGGATGTATGGGGCTTGGTGGCGGTTGGAACAGCAACGCCGTTACTGCTGCCGATGAGCAGCAGGCAGAGGCAGCCATTGAAGCCGCGCTAAGCGTTGGAATAACCATTTTCGATCATGCCGATATCTACACCAACGGGAAGGCGGAGGAGGTGTTTGGACGGGTATTGAAGCGCCGTCCCGAGCTGCGCTCAAAAATGGTGCTGCAGTCAAAAACTGGCATTTGCAAGGGCTGTGCTCCCGATGGAACCAACCTCTATAACCTTAG
This window encodes:
- a CDS encoding cation transporter — encoded protein: MRTKVLSLLSLFVFGAMTVFAQSKTDKFKVSGSCDLCKTRIEKAAMSVPGVTKATWDMKSEMMDVTFDSQKTSDDNIQKAIAAVGHDTPKYRASDAVYDKLPACCHYDRTPMETKAMAPMKKHM